The genomic DNA GGCGCGGGGCCCGGGTCGGGGCGCGCAGGCTCTCGGCTTCGGGGGCTGTCATGGCCGTACGTCTCCTACTCGTCGGGGGCCCTGAGGGCACGCGCCTCTACAAGTAGGGACCGTTGGCGGCACCTCTGCCGCGGTTCGGGTACGGCGGGCCCCACCGCCGCGCCGCGAGAGCTGATCGCGGCCGGGCATCAGGGTAACGCCGGGGGCCTGCCGGGGTCACTTCGGGACGGGCGGCTCGCACAGGGCGACACCGCGTTCGCGGAGGCTGCCCAGGACGAGATGGCCGGCCGCCTCACAGGCGCTGGTCACCATGCGGAAGGACGAGCCGCGCGCGACGAGGTGGTGGACGATCCGTCCCGCGTCGTCGACCGCGAGGGCCCCGATCATGCCCGTGGGGTGGAAGGGCACATGGACGGCGATACGGCCGGCGGTGTGCCGTACGGCGTCCGAGCCCCGGTGGAGGAGGTCGAGCGGGGCCACGCGGGGGCCGGCCAGGGCCACCCAGATCGGCCCGTCGGGTCCGGCGCGCCAGATGTTGTCGGGCATCCCGGGGAGGTCCTCGGCGAAGACGTCGCTACGGCCCGCCTGCGGTCCGGTGAGCCAGTAGCGGGTGAGGCGGTACGCGCCGGTCTCGGCGATCACCAGGAAGGACTCGTCGGCGCCGGGGGCGAGCCCGTTGGCGAACTGGAGCCCGTCCAGGAGGACTTCGGGGGTGTCGCTGTCGGGCGCGAGGCGCAACAGCCGTCCGGTG from Streptomyces sp. NBC_01478 includes the following:
- a CDS encoding SMP-30/gluconolactonase/LRE family protein — encoded protein: MDRPEALLARRYVAIGGRGPEDVVADARGRVLTGVEDGRILRLDGLSDPETVRVETLADTGGRPLGLELLGDDALLVCDAERGLLRVDLGDGTVRVLADSVAGEPLRFCSNVVALSDGSVYFTVSSRRYPLHQWLADIVEHTGTGRLLRLAPDSDTPEVLLDGLQFANGLAPGADESFLVIAETGAYRLTRYWLTGPQAGRSDVFAEDLPGMPDNIWRAGPDGPIWVALAGPRVAPLDLLHRGSDAVRHTAGRIAVHVPFHPTGMIGALAVDDAGRIVHHLVARGSSFRMVTSACEAAGHLVLGSLRERGVALCEPPVPK